The genomic DNA GTGCGACCCTGCACAAGGCTGAGACCGTCACCGGAATCAGCTCGAGCGAAGAGGGTGTAACGGTCACGACGGACCGGCGCACGCTGCTGGCCAAAAAACTGGTGATCAGTGCGGGCAACTGGAGCGGCGAATTGCTCGGCAAACCATTTGAAAGTCTGCTGAGTGTCTACCGGCAAAAGCTGTTCTGGTTCGAGCTGGAGGAGGGGACTGACCTGGTTGGCCACTCGCCGACGTTCATCCTCACTCACGGTCGTGGTGACGACAACATCAACTACGGCTTCCCCGCATTATCCGGTGAAGGCTGCATGAAGATCGCCACCGCGCAGTACAAAACTGCGACGTTGCCGCAAGACATTATCCGTACGGTCTCGGCGGCCGAAGAACAGGACATGTATGCGCACCAGGTGCAAGGCCGCATCGCCGGCGTAACGTCCAGGGTGGTCAAGTCTGCGGTGTGCGCTTACACGGTCACACCGGATCGGCATTTCATCATCGACGAGCATCCGTCACTGCAACATACCTTGGTGGTCTCGGCCTGCTCCGGCCACGGTTTCAAACACTCCGCCGCACTGGGCGAGGCGTTTGCGCAGTGGTGCATGCGCGGCTCGACCGACCTGGACCTCTCGTCTTTTTCCCTGACACGCTTCGAAGGAACACCATCGTGAAACGCGTCGCTCTCTATGTTGCACTGCTGGTCGCCGGAGTGCGGCTGTGTCGCAGCGCGACAGTTAAGCGTTCTCTTCGATCCGGCGCACGTCACCCAAGGAATCACGCTGCATCGATTGCAGATTTTTCTCGATGGTTTCACACAGGGCTTCCATCTGGATCTGATGTTCGCTGTGGCGAAACGGGCTTTGCAGGTCGGTGCCGATGCGCTCGATGGCCAGCAGCATAAAGCCCACGACGGTTG from Pseudomonas baetica includes the following:
- the solA gene encoding N-methyl-L-tryptophan oxidase; amino-acid sequence: MSERRDVVVLGLGAMGAATVYQLAKAGVDVVGIDRHHPPHNLGSSHGDTRITRLSVGEGAQYVPIVRNSHRIWRELEAQTGESLFEQSGLLVLTSSPDFDPNDKTDFTLRTIGLAQTYGIEHEVLSAEQIRQRFPQFAHVHDSAIGYFEPGGGFVRPERCIDVQLRLAEQQGATLHKAETVTGISSSEEGVTVTTDRRTLLAKKLVISAGNWSGELLGKPFESLLSVYRQKLFWFELEEGTDLVGHSPTFILTHGRGDDNINYGFPALSGEGCMKIATAQYKTATLPQDIIRTVSAAEEQDMYAHQVQGRIAGVTSRVVKSAVCAYTVTPDRHFIIDEHPSLQHTLVVSACSGHGFKHSAALGEAFAQWCMRGSTDLDLSSFSLTRFEGTPS